TGGAAATGTGCAAAACtatgtattttctgtgttttgatggaTGAATAACCAAGATCCCAGCACAAAACAAAGCGCACGCCCCGGACGTCCATCCCCAACAGCACCGCCCCGGAATCAACATGGCGGCGGACCGAACAAGGTGTATGGGTTTGGAACAGCATAACAGTctataaatgatgacagaaattttGGGGGGAACTGTTTCATTGAAAGACACTGACCTGAACCATAGCCATGGCGCTGTTACACTGGTAATCCCCAAACTTTGCCTGCTGGTTAGGCGTGACCGTCAGCGGAGGGTTCTCCAGGTCAGGGAAGGCGGCACTGATGGCTTCCCCAAAGATCTGCTGCAAGCGCTGGTTGATGTTCAACATAGTCTTGCAATTTTGGCTAATATCTTCCTGGAAACTCTAACAGGCAGTGGAAATAAACATCTTTTAAACATAATGATATTATTTTCAAACATACTCTGTGAGTAATTGAATAGATATTCAAGCAATGAAACAAATAGCTAACTTATTAGGAGGAAGTAATGCCTGGGGATAAGCCCAGGCAGACGAACGTCTTTCAAAAGACTTATGATACAACACTTTGGGGCGGTTTCGCAGAcatggtttagattaatccaggactagaccaggccttagttatacagtagatttgttgtttttgcaatgttatataGTGTtcatatataattttttctcagtctctttaatagcaaacatcagaaaatacaggaaatgtgtatatagtattaaaaactgtataaaaatgtaaactgatgtgtcaagtatttagggtaaactccccttccacttgagcaatagcaggaaacttaAGGGTCTcttaacctaaataaaattaaatcctaatttctaattttgaagaaattcgtctttttacttcattctgctgaAAAAccagagaggtcacactaaacaacGACGATggctaaagaagacatttagtccttttttttgtacatatttccaggattttctgtttgtatcctaataaaatagattcaaaaataaatatgaatggacattgaaacttctaaaacaacaagtctggtggtggtggcctaggacttttgcacagtactgtattaggacatttaagtagtttttacaaacaaccTTACCAAAAACAACACAGGTGTGCATCTCGAGACAAAAGAATGGAACTTATATGTTAAGATTTATCAGTACAAGGCGTTTTAAAATTTAGACCGCTCGTTTAATTGACAGATCACAGTATTTGCATTAGTAGGTTTGAACCCGaggaacacatactgataaaatgtatagttcGAATGCACTGTATGTCGCTTTTGATAAAAGCAtcagccaaatgcatgaatgtaaatttaaatttcACTTTATATTCTAACATTACAAAGCTGTGTACAAACTTCTTTTGAGAATATTGAGGCGGTACTTCAGGCGGGAATTTTCCTCCCTTAACTCCTCCAGTTGTGAAGATGTGAAATTTAGCTCTTGCGAATCCTTCAGTCTCTCAATTTCATCTTGAAGTAATTGAATGTCTTTTTCCTGTATAGCAAGTAGAAACCACAACAAATACTCCGACAGGTCAAAAACAAATAAGTTACTCATTAACATCCACTACAGTTATTTATTAAAGGGGAAATTTCACAAGACTGTTTTCACAAGATGTAAgtcgttggtgtccccagagtacatatgtgaagttttagctcaaaatatcatatagatcatttattatagcgtgttaaaattgccactttgtaggtgtgagcaaaaattttcagttttgggtgtgtcctttaacatgcaaatgagccgaTCTCtggactaaatggcagtgctgtggttggatagtgcagaaaAAGGGGCggcattatccccttctgacttcacaaggggagccaaacttcattgacatattttttcacatgcttgcatagaatggtttaccaaaactaagttactaggttgcactttttctaggttgatagaagcactggggacccaattttggcacttaaacatggaaaactTTAAACTTTAACTCTGTTTATTAGTTGTTGACAAAGAAAGTTCTCTAAAGTGAAAGGTTCATATGACTTGAACCACGTCatcagttgtgacattttattagtatgccATCTATTTCAGTTTCACTTTGACTGTGATGgcgatttctttctttttaaacaAGTAAAAGAATCTGTCTAAAATCATCTTGGACATAAACTCTAATGGCAGGGGGATTAACGATACTTAATTTATTCAGAAACATGTCCCAAAATGCTCATGATGTCCCAGGATGCTGTTTAAATAGGACGTTAGATATTAAGACACAGCCCCATCTTCCTCATACTTAAAGGACACAAACTCAACTGTCAAATACAAGGCAGTTTTGCTCTGAAATAAAATCAAAATCACTGTCAATCTGTCGCTTACAGACTCTTACGTCAGACCATGAGAAGCATATGCACGCGTGAACTCAACTTTTAAACGTTATACTTTCGTAGCGGTTAAACACAAAACTGACCTGTTGTTGAAGTCGAGATGTGTACTCGGAAACGGGATCGCCCATTTTTGCGCCAAAGAAAAATACAAACAGCAACAGAGAAGGATTGATATCGTTCACTTCCACAACGTGAAAAGTACTTTCGCCGGCTCCGCGACGTCACTTCCGCTCATAGCGTCAACGTAAACCCATGCGTAAAACctctcaaaatatatttaaaatacttttaatttTACATAATACACAATTTAATGTTACAATGTAGGGGGGAAATCTATggtaaaatggaaaaaaaataattagtaCAAAAAGCAAATTTACAATGTAATCCACTCCTCCACCAGCAGGTGTCAGTAGATGCTGCAGTCACGTCTTAATGAATAGAGTGAAGAAGAACAGAGCCAATGTAGTGGTAGTCACTGCTGAAGCTTTGAATGAACTGGATCTTATGTAAGTGAAGAACACAAGTACGCACgtgtatttttacattatgtcTTTCTAGTCTAAAAATGTAGAGTAATACATAGCGTGCATATTTAAGTGAATTAACTACTTGCTATAAACACATCTGATTAGTGAATCCAATCCCacctaatgaatgaatatatagCACAAGCTAAGAAGCTAATGCATGCATCTTCTTTCCAATGCAATTGCCAGGTAGAACATTTacgtttatattatatttacattGATGCATTTTGTAGACGCATTTATCTAAAGCGTGcagtatatgtatgtataatgTTTGTAGGTGTAATCTCTGGAGACACCATTCATTTGCATTCACAACATTAATTTACTGCTAAAGTATTTGTCATTATTACTTTGAAGACAGACATATCAACTAGTTATTTGGATGTCCTAACATATTTAACACATGTGATAATGTTCATTTTGAGACCGAAGTGTTATTGTGTCTTTGCTCATGATATCATTTTAAAGGATATGTTTGGAAATGGTTACACATGTTACTCATTTGAGACTGTAAGTAATATTTGTTTGTCTGTTATAGAGATGTAGCCAtctgttttgtgtatttgtgactTCTACCAGTGGATTTCTTCCAGTGGACCTCTCCTGTTGTTGATGTTGGTGTAGCGTTGCCAAGGTAACATCATCCTTATCAATGGTTAATGGGATGTTAAagtagttcagccaaaaatgaaaacgttgtcattatttactcaccctcatgtcaaaCCACTCCCTAGCTCTTCTCAAGCTTCAAAAGGACGCAAAAGTGTTACTAGATACGTCCACTTAAAGAATCTGCATTTGGATTCAGATAACAAATAAAGCCTTTATGGGTTTGATGACATAAGCaaataaagacaacattttcattttgcaTGAACTAACCCTTTTAGGGGTTACATTCCAAAATTATTACTGATCACTTGTAATCAACACTACATACTATGACGCTGCAGTATAACGGTCTCAAAGTCATAACATTCTTGGTTAAGTAATTTATTGCTCGATAATATCTGATATTATGTTGTCAATCCGATGATAGGAATTAACGCAGAACTATCTTTTACAGCTTGTCCTTGCAGTATGTCTATTTCAGTGATCATCAAGTGGGGCGGACAGGAGTACTCCATTAACACTCTGTCTGAAGAGGACACGGTGTTAGATCTGaaacaatccattaaatctcTCACAGGAGTTCTGCCTGAACGACAGAAGCTTTTGGGCTTAAAAGTGAAAGGTGGGAACACGGGCAGACAAACGTGAAATTAAATCCTCAAGAGCGGTTTTAAATTGATTTAAAGCAATTCATATACCAGAAATTTAAGATGGCCCTTTGGAAGTTTACTTGGGTCTTCTAGTAGACCCTCCTTGCCCTCTGGTTGACACTTTTTGGTGTCTTTGGgttatttaacaaattttttgTCACTGTATTAAACACGGCACCTTTGTCACTCATTAGGTAAACCAGCAGATGATGATGTCAAGCTGGGTGACTTAAAGTTAAAGCCCAATACCAAAATTATGATGATGGGCACCAGAGAGGAAAGTTTGGTGGGTTTTTAGGATTTAATAGTTTATGAAATTCAAATGTGTTGGTATTAAGCTTAACTGTATTTTTCTGTTGGCTATAAAGatgaaaatgcatcttaattatATTGCTGTAAACTCACATGAATGTTATAGGAAGATGTCTTGGCCCCTCCTCCAGAAAATGATGATGTGGTCAATGACTTTGACATAGAAGAGGAAGTAACTGAGGTTGAAAACAGGCCAGTGATACCAATTATTATCATAATATGATGTACTGTTTCTCCACTACTATTTTTGCCATCACAATATCCTTGACAACAGAATTATTCAAACCActgtttaactttttttgaTTTCGTTTGTCTTTTATACAGAGAGGAGAATTTGGCAAAGATAGCTCGTCGAGTAAAAGATTACAAAGTTGAGGAGTTAAATCCCCCAAGACCAGGAAAAAGTTTGCTTGTGTTAGACGTTGACTATACACTTTTTGGTAAGTCTTATAAAACCAAGCTGCAAGCAAGGTGATCACAGGCCTGTGATGTTTTAATGCATCTTTGTTCTGCCCTACTTTGTaggaatagttcacctaaaaataaagattattaCAAATTTTATCAGTTGAATCTGTCagttgaattattcaaaaataatgcacacctaagATAGTAAAGCcagatttatagtcgtgcgcggcgtaggctatccgtagctgcgtagctctgcgtagcctgacatgCAACTCGCACattttttaacagcgcgtcagttctacgcggaccgcaagcgctgtgattggtccaccagaacccctcccgtcaggtaaaaaaacctgcgtcataggtatttccgtttgcgacggtgaaaacaaagatgagccaagttgaggagtgatttaactcaaactgcaacaaaagtcgctgtttatttacttccgtcattgctggtcttttcaaatcatacacaacaagttgctgtttcttcttcgtttgttgGTTAACTTGCAAAGCTGCTTTTCTCTGACTGTCGAGCTGCTattgtggttacacgcgtggatactgcccaCCAACGatttgcgcgtgtgtttgcacgtcgacgcgtaCGACGACGCACAAGTATAAATGTAAATCGACGCGAAACCTACAcagtaggacctacgcacaactataacgagcccttaaagTGGAATGGCCGTTGTACCCAAGTGTCGATTATTTTCTACTAATTCAACAGACCGGAGTAAAAAAATACCTTTCCCACACCATAAGACATTGttaagatgttttattttaagtcaTTTGACAGGTTTTGTCCTTAAAATgctattgtgagtaggactatttTCTTACGCCATTCATCTAAAGGAAGCCTCCATTGTTAAttccaaaatgttattttatggcaagagggagagggtgggagagagagagaaagagagactgaCCCACTACACACCTGCGCTTGTTAATTTTGATGTAAAGTGTTTGTAGTAATGGGAATCATTTTGGCCTATCAATACTTCTAcattgtatgtatttattttgctaccaaacatatatttatgcattattcgttgaaattaaataaatctgTTATTTCAGTTAAAGGCGGTGTGCACGATTtctgaaagccagtgttgacatttgaaataatctaaacaaacacgcccctcccctaatagaatctggagtttcttttgatagacccgccccacacataggcaacccaggcaatgatgttagttagaagacacgccccttaccactgattggctacaagtgtgttttggtactcgtcccgactctcttttccaaagcgtttcttaaaaaaacgtgcaccccgcctttaaacttGGTGtagtgatatggaactgtaatgcggtCGACAGACCTGGAACTACTTCATAGGTGTGCGTttactgaaaaataatgcacacctgtagaacttttctcaaccaatcagaatgaagcattcaacagccctgtgttATAATTTTgaacaattttatttttgggttaactgttcctttaatgcttTGAGGATTCTCTTCTTTTTAAGAAGAGCTGTGTTTAATCTCATACCATTACTTTTCCTTTTTTATATATGTAGTtaatatgtgtatgtgtaacTTGCATATTTTCTGACATGTAGATCATAAGTCGTGTGCCGAGACCGGCCAAGAGCTGATGAGGCCGTACTTGCATGAGTTTCTTACATCAGCATATGAAGACTATGATATTGTTATCTGGTGTAAGTATTAATCTAGCCATTCAAGCATTTCATATTGATTTAAAGATAATCAAGGACTCGTGATTGTTCCTGTTTTTTCTTCATAGCTGCAACAAGTATGAAGTGGATCGATGCGAAGATGAAAGTAGGTCTATGATGATGTTTGTGCTTTCTCACTTACAATAAATTACAATGTGTGTTTTTGATGCATGATGCAGTGTGCTGATATATTCAGCCTCAGGTCATGGTGATGTTTTTTCtgtatatttaaagattttgtTAAACTGAAGCTTTATACAGTCATACTTATAAGAACTAAAAGTACCAACCCTGCTAACCTAACTACAATTTTAACTACAGTAGCTACCTTTAAAGCAAACTGAAATATGGTGCAAGAATTAAACCTCCACCATCTGTCGCTCTCAAATGAGACGTAATTGTAGTTTAGTTAAGTgcttgtagttttttttatgcTGTAAAACAATCAATTAAAAACGTGTTTGTCATTGCATTAACATTTTATGACATCTGTGGTCTTTTAGGAACTTGGGGTGACCGATAATCCAAACTACAAGATCACGTTCATGCTGGACAGTTCAGCAATGATCACTGTGCACACCCCCAAAAGAGGAGTCGTAGAGGTTACCCATGTCCAAATCAAAAGACATAATGTTTTCTCTCTGTCTACCTTCAGTGTCTAATGTGTGCTTTCGTATTTCAGGTCAAGCCTTTAGGAGTAATATGGGGTAAATACGGCGAGTTCTACAACAGGAAGAATACAATAATGTTCGATGATATCGGCAGAAACTTCCTTATGAATCCACAGAATGGATTGAAGGTATGCTCTTCAATCCCAAAACCAGATTTAATGATGAGGCGTGTCTTTAAAGTTTCTGCCCAAAATACCCCTCAGATTATTTGTTATAGCATGCCCAAAATGCCCCTGTATGGGTGAGAGCAAAAAAACGCTGTTTTCCGTttcaatgcaaatgagctaGTGCTTTTGTGTGGGACTTtgttagtgtgacatcacattaacaaatcAAAACTGCATGTCTAATAATACTGCTCTTTTAATGGTGATTGAAAAAGCACTTGAAGGTTTTTTCATTGTAggtttgttgtgttcacacactgccaacacacatttatgttcaaacaccttgtaaaagtggattttgcataatatgagccctttaaaggcggggtgcgtgatttttgaaaaacactttgtaaAAGGAAGACaggccaactaccaaaacacacttgtagccaatcagcagtaaggggcgtgtctactaactgacatcattgcctggcttgcgtatgtgtgggtctatcaaaagaaggtccagattctattggtgtaggggcgtgtttgtttaggtcagtggttctcaaactgggggccccagttttatgacattttataaaatacattcatttaacatgaattct
This sequence is a window from Misgurnus anguillicaudatus chromosome 9, ASM2758022v2, whole genome shotgun sequence. Protein-coding genes within it:
- the ublcp1 gene encoding ubiquitin-like domain-containing CTD phosphatase 1 — its product is MSISVIIKWGGQEYSINTLSEEDTVLDLKQSIKSLTGVLPERQKLLGLKVKGKPADDDVKLGDLKLKPNTKIMMMGTREESLEDVLAPPPENDDVVNDFDIEEEVTEVENREENLAKIARRVKDYKVEELNPPRPGKSLLVLDVDYTLFDHKSCAETGQELMRPYLHEFLTSAYEDYDIVIWSATSMKWIDAKMKELGVTDNPNYKITFMLDSSAMITVHTPKRGVVEVKPLGVIWGKYGEFYNRKNTIMFDDIGRNFLMNPQNGLKIRPFMKAHLNRDKDKELYKLSLYLKEIAKLDDFSSLNHKHWERYLSKKQNQ